The Achromobacter pestifer genome includes a region encoding these proteins:
- a CDS encoding LysR family transcriptional regulator, translated as MQINLSMRDIDTTLVLGRTLNFRQAAAQLHLSQSALSTQIQRIEDALGVRLFDRTTRTVRLTAAGEVFMQQAAALQVAFRDAIAAVSGIVNAEQGQVSVAALPSIAARLLPRVLMAYRQAHPLVALKVRDTLSGPAFDLVRAGEVDFALTAADPQHADLHYVPLMSDSFLLLIPQAHPLARARGPLRWADTADAAHVSMVQPSSVRQYTEWAFLQNRIRFTPVFEAVHLTTIVAMVECGFGVAALPEIAAGAVAQNGIVQRPLIGPVAERSIGLVTARNRSLSPAAAALVQTLKEYLAEQAR; from the coding sequence ATGCAGATCAATCTTTCGATGCGCGATATCGATACCACGCTGGTGCTGGGCCGCACGCTCAACTTCCGCCAGGCGGCCGCGCAGCTGCACCTGTCGCAATCGGCCCTGTCCACGCAGATCCAGCGCATCGAAGACGCGCTGGGCGTGCGCCTGTTCGACCGCACCACGCGCACCGTGCGCCTCACGGCCGCCGGCGAGGTCTTCATGCAGCAGGCTGCCGCCTTGCAAGTGGCTTTTCGCGACGCCATCGCCGCCGTCAGCGGCATCGTCAACGCGGAGCAGGGCCAGGTATCGGTGGCGGCCTTGCCCTCGATTGCCGCCCGCCTGCTGCCGCGCGTGCTCATGGCCTATCGCCAGGCCCATCCGCTGGTCGCCCTGAAGGTGCGCGATACCTTGTCGGGGCCGGCCTTCGACCTGGTGCGCGCGGGCGAGGTCGACTTCGCCCTGACCGCCGCCGACCCGCAGCATGCCGACCTGCACTATGTGCCGCTGATGTCCGACAGCTTCCTGCTGCTGATCCCGCAAGCCCATCCGCTGGCGCGCGCCCGGGGGCCGCTGCGCTGGGCCGACACGGCGGATGCGGCGCACGTGTCCATGGTGCAGCCCAGCAGCGTGCGGCAGTACACGGAATGGGCCTTCCTGCAGAACCGGATCCGCTTCACGCCCGTGTTTGAAGCGGTGCACCTGACCACCATCGTCGCCATGGTCGAATGCGGATTCGGCGTGGCCGCGCTGCCCGAGATCGCCGCCGGCGCGGTGGCGCAAAACGGCATTGTGCAGCGGCCGCTGATCGGCCCCGTGGCCGAGCGCTCGATCGGGCTGGTGACCGCGCGCAACCGCAGCCTGTCGCCGGCCGCGGCGGCGCTGGTGCAGACTTTGAAGGAGTATTTGGCGGAGCAGGCGCGCTAG
- a CDS encoding 3-hydroxyacyl-CoA dehydrogenase family protein has protein sequence MQTDAIALPNPGAAHAVVVGGGTMGADVAVVLTRAACRTTVIESNAERAAGLPARVAENLKTIDREANAALLSTAPSLDGVDWSSVDLVIECIPERLDIKQALFADLARRARPDAILASNSSSFPISAISQGLDTRGRMLGLHFFMPAHLVPLVEVVLGAASDNACADTLIEFMRRCGSVPVKVLQDLPGFLANRLQHALSREAFDLIDRGIASPEDVDAAVRFGFGFRFLAAGPVMQRDHAGIDVHAAAGATMYPTFCNASEPARCLTERAQDGRHGMKTGVGFYAWTPETIAAERARYDRLLRAGLDLIAPELPEIKP, from the coding sequence ATGCAGACGGACGCGATAGCGCTGCCCAATCCGGGCGCGGCGCATGCGGTGGTGGTGGGCGGCGGCACCATGGGAGCCGACGTGGCCGTGGTATTGACCCGCGCGGCCTGCCGGACGACGGTGATCGAATCGAACGCCGAACGCGCGGCGGGCCTGCCCGCCCGGGTCGCGGAAAACCTCAAGACCATAGACCGGGAGGCGAACGCCGCCCTGCTGTCCACGGCCCCCAGCCTGGATGGCGTCGACTGGTCCAGCGTCGACCTGGTCATCGAGTGCATCCCCGAACGCCTGGACATCAAGCAGGCGCTGTTCGCGGACCTGGCGCGGCGCGCCCGGCCCGACGCCATCCTGGCCAGCAACAGTTCCAGCTTCCCGATCAGCGCCATCAGCCAGGGCCTGGATACGCGCGGCCGCATGCTGGGCCTGCACTTCTTCATGCCCGCGCATCTGGTGCCGCTGGTGGAGGTGGTGCTGGGCGCAGCCAGCGACAACGCCTGCGCCGACACGCTGATCGAATTCATGCGGCGTTGCGGCAGCGTGCCAGTGAAGGTGCTTCAGGACCTGCCGGGCTTTCTGGCCAACCGCCTGCAGCACGCGCTGTCGCGCGAGGCCTTCGACCTGATCGACCGCGGCATCGCCTCGCCGGAAGACGTGGACGCCGCAGTGCGCTTCGGCTTCGGCTTCCGCTTCCTGGCGGCCGGCCCCGTGATGCAGCGCGACCATGCCGGCATCGACGTGCATGCCGCTGCCGGCGCCACCATGTACCCCACGTTCTGCAACGCCAGCGAGCCGGCGCGCTGCCTGACCGAGCGCGCCCAGGACGGCCGCCACGGCATGAAGACGGGCGTAGGCTTTTATGCCTGGACGCCCGAGACCATCGCCGCCGAGCGCGCGCGCTACGACCGCCTGCTGCGAGCGGGGCTGGACTTGATTGCGCCCGAACTGCCGGAGATCAAACCGTGA
- a CDS encoding 3-keto-5-aminohexanoate cleavage protein translates to MSNAPLPHAALADSPVIITVAPNGAYKKAADHPAVPITAEALAREARACLDAGAAMMHMHVRKPDGSHLLDAQAYRDALAAVRGAVGDELLVQVTSEAAGVYKAAEQIALVRELQPEAVSIGLREIAVPDIPESELAAFLAWIAERRIMTQIILYDEGDVRRWLALRARGLVPPGAWSVLFVLGRYSAGQTSSAYDLLPFLAAYDQSLPWAVCAFGPEENACVTTAAAFGGHMRVGFENNLKLRDGSTAPGNSALVLQAAQGAQALGRPLATAADARRIYGAVG, encoded by the coding sequence GTGAGCAACGCGCCCCTGCCCCACGCCGCCCTGGCCGACTCGCCCGTCATCATCACCGTGGCGCCCAATGGCGCCTACAAAAAGGCCGCCGACCATCCGGCCGTGCCGATCACCGCCGAGGCCCTGGCGCGCGAAGCGCGCGCCTGCCTGGACGCCGGCGCCGCCATGATGCACATGCACGTGCGCAAGCCCGACGGCAGCCACCTGCTGGACGCCCAGGCCTACCGCGACGCCCTGGCCGCGGTGCGCGGCGCCGTGGGCGACGAACTGCTGGTGCAGGTGACCAGCGAAGCCGCCGGCGTCTACAAGGCGGCCGAGCAGATCGCCCTGGTGCGTGAATTGCAGCCCGAGGCCGTGTCCATCGGGCTGCGGGAAATCGCCGTGCCGGACATCCCGGAATCCGAGCTGGCGGCATTCCTGGCCTGGATCGCCGAGCGCCGCATCATGACGCAGATCATCCTGTACGACGAAGGCGACGTGCGCCGCTGGCTGGCGCTGCGTGCGCGCGGTCTGGTGCCGCCGGGAGCCTGGTCGGTGCTGTTCGTGCTGGGCCGCTACAGCGCGGGCCAAACGTCATCAGCCTACGACCTGTTGCCCTTCCTGGCCGCCTACGACCAGTCCCTGCCCTGGGCGGTCTGCGCGTTCGGCCCCGAGGAAAACGCCTGCGTCACCACGGCAGCGGCGTTCGGCGGCCACATGCGCGTGGGTTTCGAGAACAACCTGAAGCTGCGCGACGGCAGCACCGCGCCGGGCAATTCGGCGCTGGTGCTGCAAGCCGCGCAAGGCGCGCAGGCGCTAGGCCGCCCGCTGGCCACGGCCGCCGACGCGCGCCGCATCTACGGAGCAGTCGGCTAG
- a CDS encoding SecDF P1 head subdomain-containing protein → MTRRIILPALIASSAMLAACQPMAARKGATAAPRAAQPAQAAQETAAQARTAAPAVEFRLAQDKPGADLRELRMPDKTYYFLLAPALTRADLNAATPMKTREGQPFVSLRFTPPGAQKLARIGRQYSGKWLVFTIDGKLVGVPRIAGPMDEGILNLTMNSEEQAISVAQAILGEAQ, encoded by the coding sequence ATGACACGTCGCATCATTCTTCCTGCCTTGATCGCATCGAGCGCCATGCTGGCCGCCTGCCAGCCCATGGCGGCCCGGAAGGGCGCCACTGCCGCGCCCCGCGCAGCCCAGCCCGCGCAGGCGGCGCAAGAGACCGCCGCGCAGGCGCGAACCGCGGCGCCGGCGGTCGAGTTCCGTCTGGCGCAGGATAAGCCGGGCGCCGATCTGCGCGAGCTGCGCATGCCTGACAAGACCTACTACTTCTTGCTGGCGCCCGCGCTTACCAGGGCCGATCTGAACGCCGCCACGCCGATGAAGACCAGGGAAGGACAGCCTTTCGTGAGTCTGCGCTTCACGCCTCCCGGCGCGCAGAAGCTGGCGCGGATCGGCCGCCAGTATTCAGGCAAATGGCTGGTCTTCACCATAGACGGCAAGCTGGTGGGCGTGCCGCGCATCGCCGGCCCCATGGACGAGGGCATCCTGAACCTGACGATGAACTCGGAAGAGCAGGCGATCAGCGTGGCGCAAGCCATCCTGGGAGAGGCGCAGTAG
- a CDS encoding YadA family autotransporter adhesin, producing MNNQVAGLRKDVQGLDNRLSAGVASAMAMSALPQAYLPGRSMFSMGGGAWRGESGFAMGLSTVSDNGRWVVKGLASSTSRGDYGASVGVGYQW from the coding sequence ATGAACAACCAGGTGGCGGGCTTGCGTAAGGACGTGCAAGGGCTGGACAACCGCTTGAGCGCGGGCGTCGCCTCCGCCATGGCCATGTCCGCGCTGCCTCAGGCCTATCTGCCCGGCAGGAGCATGTTCAGCATGGGCGGCGGCGCGTGGCGCGGTGAAAGCGGCTTTGCGATGGGGCTGTCCACGGTGTCCGACAACGGCAGGTGGGTGGTGAAAGGCCTGGCCAGCAGCACCTCGCGCGGCGACTACGGCGCGAGCGTGGGAGTGGGGTATCAGTGGTGA
- a CDS encoding LysR family transcriptional regulator produces the protein MDLLATIRIYLRVVERGTISGAARDLDMSQPSVSERIDKLERFLSARLLVRSSRKLSCTAEGRTFYEQGKHLLDTAETTINSVTLSGSQIQGNLRLAAPQCLGEIVVPKALMNIRTAHPDLYMDVTLSDSIADPVIEGVDISLRLGRLNENGGYIAFPLGWVARKLVATPSYLAAHGPIATPADLACHPFIRLKAFYAKDQVPLTRENGPVVQTRIKTAMTVSHWRPMYDLILSGGGIGILQHPACAKALAQGRLVELLDDYHVPPLALNALIPPLRPLPQRVRVVLDLLKRDIPALLRPAV, from the coding sequence ATGGACTTGCTGGCAACAATACGCATCTATCTAAGGGTGGTGGAACGCGGAACGATCTCCGGCGCGGCGCGTGACCTGGACATGAGCCAGCCCTCCGTCAGCGAACGCATTGACAAGCTGGAACGTTTCCTGAGTGCCCGACTGTTGGTGCGCAGTTCCCGCAAGCTAAGCTGTACCGCCGAAGGCCGGACCTTCTACGAACAAGGCAAGCACCTGCTGGACACGGCCGAGACCACAATAAATTCAGTAACATTAAGCGGCAGTCAGATACAAGGAAATTTGAGACTCGCGGCGCCGCAGTGCCTGGGCGAGATCGTCGTTCCCAAAGCCTTGATGAACATACGCACGGCGCACCCCGATCTATACATGGACGTCACGCTGAGCGACTCCATTGCCGACCCGGTCATCGAAGGCGTCGATATTTCGCTGCGTCTGGGTCGTCTCAACGAAAACGGCGGCTATATTGCTTTTCCGCTCGGCTGGGTGGCCCGCAAGCTGGTCGCGACGCCTTCTTATCTGGCGGCTCACGGCCCGATAGCGACACCGGCAGACCTGGCCTGCCATCCATTCATCCGCTTGAAGGCCTTTTATGCGAAGGATCAAGTGCCTCTGACACGCGAGAACGGCCCGGTGGTGCAGACGCGGATCAAGACCGCCATGACGGTCAGCCACTGGCGCCCCATGTACGACCTGATTCTCTCGGGAGGCGGCATAGGCATCCTGCAGCATCCCGCATGCGCCAAGGCGCTGGCGCAAGGACGCCTGGTTGAGCTGCTGGACGATTATCACGTTCCGCCGCTTGCGCTCAATGCGCTGATTCCACCGCTGCGGCCGCTGCCGCAACGCGTGCGGGTAGTGCTCGATCTACTGAAGCGGGACATCCCCGCGCTGCTGCGGCCTGCTGTTTGA
- the napE gene encoding periplasmic nitrate reductase, NapE protein — MQNESDGYTKPQELRSFLFLTAVMAPVLSVIIVAGYGFLVWFYQLLAGPPGS; from the coding sequence GTGCAAAACGAGTCCGATGGCTACACCAAGCCTCAGGAGCTACGTAGTTTCCTGTTCCTGACGGCTGTCATGGCCCCCGTCCTATCGGTCATCATCGTGGCGGGCTACGGTTTCCTCGTCTGGTTCTATCAGCTGCTGGCCGGCCCCCCCGGCAGCTGA
- a CDS encoding chaperone NapD, which yields MSALPHSAPPAAPPELHIASMVVHATPRRLPDVRQAILAIAGAEIHGASDTGKLVVTLEAPSTDDMMARISEIQRLDGVLASALVYQHADTLDAMNEEIDDGNGS from the coding sequence ATGTCCGCGCTCCCCCACTCCGCGCCGCCTGCGGCGCCGCCAGAGCTGCATATCGCCAGCATGGTGGTGCACGCCACGCCGCGCCGCTTGCCCGATGTCCGCCAGGCGATTCTTGCGATCGCCGGGGCGGAAATCCATGGCGCTTCCGATACCGGCAAACTGGTGGTCACCCTGGAAGCCCCCTCCACCGACGACATGATGGCCCGGATCTCCGAGATCCAGCGCCTGGATGGCGTGCTGGCTTCGGCGCTGGTCTACCAGCACGCCGATACGCTGGACGCGATGAACGAGGAGATTGACGATGGCAATGGCTCGTAG
- the napA gene encoding periplasmic nitrate reductase subunit alpha has product MAMARRDFIKQSAAAAAATVAGIPIVGYTQNIVTESEAAKLKWSKAPCRFCGTGCGVNVAVKDNQVVATHGDFNAEVNKGLNCVKGYFLSKIMYGNDRLTTPLLRMKDGKYAKDGEFAPVSWDQAFDVMAEQFKRVLKDKGPEAVGMFGSGQWTVWEGYAALKLMKAGFRSNNLDPNARHCMASAAVGFMRTFGADEPMGCYDDIENADAFVLWGSNMAEMHPILWTRVTDRRLSAPKTKVVVLSTFEHRSYELADIALTFTPQTDLAILNYIANHIIQTKRVNRDFVDKHTTFREGNADIGYGLRPEHPLQKAAKNAGDAGGSKPITFDDFAKFVSKYDLDYTAKLSGLPKKQLEELAELYADPKVRVTSFWTMGFNQHTRGVWANNMVYNIHLLTGKISTPGNSPFSLTGQPSACGTAREVGTFSHRLPADLVVTNPKHRAHAEEIWQLPDGTIPSKVGAHAVLQNRMLKDGKINAYWVMVNNNMQAAANLMNEGLPGYRNPDNFIVVSDAYPTVTTISADLILPAAMWVEKEGAYGNAERRTQFWHQLVNAPGEARSDLWQLMEFSKRFKVEDVWPADLLAKKPEYRGKTLFDVLFANGKVNRYPNTERAKDYANQEAEAFGFYAQKGLFEEYAEFGRGHGHDLAPFDTYHEVRGLRWPVVKGKETLWRYREGSDPYVKPGAGFEFYGNADGRAVIYALPYEPPAESPDKEYPFWLSTGRVLEHWHSGSMTRRVPELYRAFPNAVCFMHPDDAQEMGLRRGVEVEVVSRRGKMRTRLETRGRDKPPRGLVFVPWFDAGQLINKVTLDATDPISFQTDFKKCAVKIVKV; this is encoded by the coding sequence ATGGCAATGGCTCGTAGAGACTTCATCAAGCAATCCGCCGCCGCCGCGGCCGCCACCGTGGCCGGCATCCCCATCGTCGGCTACACGCAGAACATCGTCACCGAATCCGAAGCCGCCAAGCTCAAGTGGTCCAAGGCGCCCTGTAGGTTCTGCGGGACCGGCTGCGGCGTGAACGTCGCGGTGAAGGACAACCAGGTCGTGGCCACGCACGGCGATTTCAACGCCGAGGTCAACAAGGGCCTGAACTGCGTCAAGGGCTATTTCCTGTCCAAGATCATGTACGGCAACGACCGGCTGACCACGCCGCTCTTGCGCATGAAAGACGGCAAGTACGCCAAGGACGGGGAATTTGCGCCGGTATCCTGGGACCAGGCCTTCGACGTCATGGCCGAGCAGTTCAAGCGGGTGCTGAAGGACAAGGGGCCCGAGGCCGTGGGCATGTTCGGTTCCGGCCAATGGACCGTCTGGGAAGGCTACGCCGCGCTCAAGCTGATGAAGGCGGGCTTTCGCAGCAACAACCTGGACCCAAACGCGCGCCACTGCATGGCCTCGGCCGCGGTGGGCTTCATGCGCACCTTCGGCGCCGACGAGCCCATGGGCTGTTACGACGACATCGAGAACGCCGATGCCTTCGTACTGTGGGGCTCCAACATGGCGGAGATGCACCCGATCCTGTGGACCCGCGTGACCGACCGCCGGCTGTCCGCGCCCAAGACCAAAGTAGTCGTGCTGTCCACCTTCGAGCACCGTTCGTACGAGCTGGCCGACATCGCGCTGACTTTCACGCCGCAAACGGACCTGGCGATCCTGAACTACATCGCCAACCACATCATCCAGACCAAGCGCGTGAACCGCGATTTCGTCGACAAGCACACGACTTTCCGCGAGGGCAATGCCGACATCGGCTATGGCTTGCGGCCCGAGCATCCGCTGCAGAAAGCCGCCAAGAACGCAGGCGATGCCGGCGGCTCCAAGCCCATCACTTTCGACGATTTCGCCAAGTTCGTCTCCAAGTACGACCTGGACTACACCGCCAAGCTGAGCGGCCTGCCCAAGAAGCAGCTGGAGGAACTGGCCGAACTCTATGCCGACCCGAAGGTGCGCGTCACGTCCTTCTGGACCATGGGTTTCAACCAGCACACCCGCGGCGTGTGGGCCAACAACATGGTCTACAACATCCACCTGCTGACCGGCAAGATCTCCACGCCGGGCAACAGCCCCTTCTCGCTGACCGGACAGCCCTCGGCCTGTGGCACCGCCCGCGAGGTGGGCACCTTCTCGCACCGTCTGCCGGCCGACCTGGTGGTGACCAATCCCAAACACCGCGCGCACGCCGAGGAAATCTGGCAACTGCCCGACGGCACCATCCCCAGCAAGGTGGGCGCGCATGCGGTCCTGCAGAACCGCATGCTCAAGGACGGCAAGATCAACGCCTACTGGGTGATGGTCAACAACAACATGCAGGCCGCCGCCAACCTGATGAACGAAGGCTTGCCCGGCTACCGCAACCCCGACAACTTCATCGTGGTGTCGGACGCCTACCCCACCGTCACCACCATTTCGGCCGACCTGATCCTGCCGGCGGCCATGTGGGTCGAAAAGGAAGGCGCCTACGGCAACGCGGAACGCCGTACCCAGTTCTGGCATCAACTGGTCAACGCGCCGGGCGAGGCGCGCTCGGACCTGTGGCAGCTGATGGAATTCTCCAAGCGCTTCAAGGTCGAGGACGTCTGGCCCGCCGACCTGCTGGCCAAGAAACCCGAGTACCGCGGCAAGACGCTGTTCGACGTGCTGTTCGCCAACGGCAAGGTCAACCGCTATCCCAACACCGAGCGCGCCAAGGACTACGCCAACCAGGAAGCCGAGGCTTTCGGCTTCTATGCGCAGAAGGGGCTGTTCGAGGAATATGCCGAATTCGGCCGCGGCCACGGGCACGATCTGGCGCCGTTCGACACCTATCACGAAGTGCGCGGCCTGCGCTGGCCGGTGGTCAAGGGCAAGGAAACGCTGTGGCGCTACCGCGAAGGCAGCGACCCCTACGTGAAGCCGGGCGCCGGCTTCGAGTTCTACGGCAACGCCGACGGCCGGGCGGTGATCTACGCCCTGCCCTATGAACCGCCCGCCGAATCGCCAGACAAGGAATACCCGTTCTGGCTGTCCACCGGGCGCGTCCTGGAGCATTGGCATTCCGGCTCGATGACGCGGCGGGTGCCGGAGCTATACCGGGCCTTTCCCAACGCGGTCTGTTTCATGCACCCCGACGACGCCCAGGAAATGGGCTTGCGGCGCGGCGTCGAGGTCGAGGTCGTGTCGCGGCGCGGCAAGATGCGCACGCGCCTGGAAACCCGCGGGCGCGACAAGCCGCCGCGCGGCCTGGTCTTCGTGCCGTGGTTCGACGCCGGCCAGCTGATCAACAAGGTCACGCTGGACGCCACCGATCCGATCTCGTTCCAGACCGACTTCAAGAAGTGCGCGGTCAAGATCGTCAAGGTCTGA
- a CDS encoding nitrate reductase cytochrome c-type subunit: MNLRALTLATCVILGSAAWAAPPLEVEDPMRGPTPIAQEADPPLISPVENKDIRRMRTYSMQPPTIPHKIDGYQVDKDFNRCLACHARVNTEETQAPPLSVTHYMDRDSNVLAEVSPRRYFCVQCHVPQTEAKPLVSNTYQDIDVILKRLTAPAPAKK; this comes from the coding sequence ATGAACCTACGCGCCCTTACTCTCGCGACCTGCGTCATCCTCGGTTCGGCCGCCTGGGCGGCCCCGCCGCTGGAGGTCGAAGACCCGATGCGCGGCCCCACGCCAATCGCGCAGGAAGCCGACCCGCCGCTCATCAGCCCGGTCGAAAACAAGGACATCCGGCGCATGCGCACGTATTCGATGCAGCCGCCCACCATTCCGCACAAGATCGACGGCTACCAGGTCGACAAGGACTTCAACCGCTGCCTGGCCTGTCACGCGCGCGTGAACACCGAGGAAACCCAGGCCCCGCCCCTGAGCGTGACCCACTACATGGACCGCGACAGCAACGTGCTGGCGGAAGTCTCGCCGCGCCGCTACTTCTGTGTGCAATGCCACGTGCCGCAGACCGAGGCCAAGCCTCTGGTGTCCAATACTTATCAGGACATCGATGTGATCCTCAAGCGCCTGACTGCCCCGGCGCCCGCCAAGAAGTAA
- a CDS encoding cytochrome c3 family protein: MLGLIKRYWNIIRRPSVHFSLGFLTVGGFIGGILFWGAFNTAMELTNTEKFCTGCHEMRDNVYAELKGTIHFTNRSGVRALCSDCHVPHNWTDKIARKMQASKEVWGKIFGTIDTREKFVEKRLELAQHEWARFKANDSLECRNCHNYEYMDFTRQSPRAQNMHSTYLADKSKTCIDCHKGIAHKLPNMGPGPTSMAPEPAGSAKEVAHAAR, from the coding sequence ATGCTCGGACTCATCAAGCGCTACTGGAACATCATCCGACGGCCCAGCGTGCATTTCAGCCTGGGCTTCCTGACGGTCGGCGGATTCATCGGCGGCATCCTGTTCTGGGGCGCCTTCAACACCGCCATGGAACTCACCAATACCGAGAAGTTCTGCACCGGCTGCCACGAAATGCGCGACAACGTGTACGCCGAGTTGAAGGGCACCATCCACTTCACCAACCGCTCCGGCGTGCGGGCGCTGTGCTCGGACTGCCACGTGCCGCACAACTGGACCGACAAGATCGCACGCAAGATGCAGGCGTCCAAGGAAGTGTGGGGCAAGATCTTCGGCACCATCGACACGCGCGAGAAGTTCGTCGAAAAGCGCCTGGAACTGGCCCAGCACGAATGGGCGCGCTTCAAGGCCAATGATTCGCTGGAATGCCGCAACTGCCACAACTACGAATACATGGACTTCACGCGCCAGAGCCCGCGCGCGCAGAACATGCATTCGACCTATCTGGCCGACAAGAGCAAGACCTGCATCGACTGCCACAAGGGCATCGCCCACAAGCTGCCCAACATGGGGCCGGGTCCGACCTCCATGGCGCCGGAGCCGGCAGGCTCCGCCAAGGAAGTGGCGCATGCGGCCCGCTGA
- the ccmA gene encoding heme ABC exporter ATP-binding protein CcmA gives MRPADAPPPMLCARGLASRRGHCAPVDFELHGGQLLHVRGANGSGKTSLLRMLAGLLRPLAGSVLWRGGDARSDPSSYRACMAYLGHGNGLCGELSAAENLRYALHIAGTPLAETRILHALRAWRLESCAKVPALRLSQGQGRRLALAAVVLGGKPLWLLDEPDAGLDSASLAQLSLALETHLAAGGAVVLASHREPGCAAAHVHTQTQTLDMDDYADAGYAVAVGIA, from the coding sequence ATGCGGCCCGCTGACGCGCCGCCGCCCATGCTTTGCGCGCGCGGCCTGGCCAGCCGCCGCGGCCATTGCGCGCCGGTGGATTTCGAGCTGCATGGCGGCCAGCTGCTGCACGTGCGGGGCGCCAATGGCAGCGGCAAGACCAGTCTTCTGCGCATGCTCGCGGGCCTGCTGCGGCCGCTGGCCGGCAGCGTGCTGTGGCGCGGCGGCGACGCGCGCAGCGATCCCTCAAGCTACCGCGCCTGTATGGCGTACCTGGGGCACGGCAACGGCCTGTGCGGCGAACTGAGCGCCGCCGAGAACCTGCGCTATGCCCTGCACATCGCCGGCACGCCGCTCGCGGAAACGCGCATCTTGCACGCCTTGCGCGCATGGCGCCTGGAATCCTGCGCCAAGGTCCCCGCCCTGCGCCTATCCCAGGGCCAGGGCCGCCGACTGGCGCTGGCCGCCGTCGTGCTGGGCGGCAAGCCGCTATGGCTGCTGGATGAGCCCGACGCGGGCCTGGACTCGGCCAGCCTGGCGCAACTGAGCCTGGCGCTGGAAACGCACCTGGCGGCCGGCGGCGCCGTGGTGCTGGCCTCGCACCGCGAACCCGGCTGCGCCGCCGCGCACGTCCACACCCAAACCCAAACCCTGGACATGGATGACTACGCGGATGCTGGCTACGCTGTCGCAGTTGGCATTGCGTGA
- the ccmB gene encoding heme exporter protein CcmB: MLATLSQLALREIRLAWRRPADTLGATLFFIVAGTLFPLAVGPDPALLLAIGPGVLWVCALLGILLTLNRPFAQDYDNGALEQLLVSPHPLPLLVGAKLAAHWFSSCLPLILASPVLALQFGLSPQAIGILVLSLLLGTPTLALVGGLGAALTLGLRGGALLPLLVLPLYVPVLIFGAGAVSASHAGMGAGPQLSLLGACLCLAILLCPWSASAALRVALD, encoded by the coding sequence ATGCTGGCTACGCTGTCGCAGTTGGCATTGCGTGAAATCCGGCTGGCCTGGAGACGGCCCGCGGACACGCTGGGCGCCACCCTGTTCTTCATCGTGGCCGGCACGCTGTTCCCCTTGGCGGTCGGCCCCGATCCCGCGCTGCTGCTGGCCATCGGGCCGGGCGTGCTGTGGGTCTGCGCCCTGCTGGGCATCCTGCTGACTCTGAACCGGCCCTTCGCCCAGGACTACGACAACGGCGCGCTGGAACAACTGCTGGTGTCGCCGCATCCGCTGCCGCTGCTGGTGGGCGCGAAACTGGCGGCCCACTGGTTCAGCAGCTGCCTGCCCTTGATCCTGGCCAGCCCGGTGCTGGCCCTGCAGTTTGGCCTGTCGCCGCAGGCCATCGGCATCCTGGTCCTGTCGCTGCTGCTGGGCACGCCGACGCTGGCGCTGGTGGGCGGGCTGGGCGCGGCGCTGACGCTGGGCCTGCGCGGCGGCGCCCTGCTGCCGCTGCTGGTGCTGCCGCTGTACGTGCCGGTGCTGATCTTCGGCGCGGGCGCGGTGTCGGCCTCGCACGCCGGCATGGGCGCCGGGCCGCAATTGTCGCTGCTGGGCGCATGCCTGTGCCTGGCCATCCTGTTGTGCCCCTGGAGCGCCTCGGCGGCGCTGCGCGTGGCGCTGGACTGA